A genomic window from Sulfurospirillum multivorans DSM 12446 includes:
- the hemP gene encoding hemin uptake protein HemP: MSSDTKKVDSKELFKEGNTVHIVHNGAVYTLRITKDNKLILTK, encoded by the coding sequence ATGAGTAGTGATACGAAAAAAGTAGACTCCAAAGAGCTTTTTAAAGAGGGCAATACCGTGCACATTGTCCACAATGGCGCTGTCTACACCCTTCGTATCACCAAAGACAATAAACTAATTTTGACGAAATAA
- a CDS encoding HAD-IIA family hydrolase, with product MQALETQKAFDAYESIRHRLPSASFPRNATTLSHVETLFEHVDGFFLDAFGVLNVGTGAIEGAKKFIEALNKAKKPFFILSNSASMPKAYLLAFFHSIGLHFDASQVITSREVLWRVFDPSIKPSWGVIAQQGHALEQSFSHTFAPDEAFWESDAFLFLGTASWNETLQKRWIESLHVKAKPIWIGNPDITAPRGEGVYSKEPGFYTLLSDDALFEQMSFVGKPFNTIFEHALHRAHQEWGISKERILMVGDTLHTDILGGCAAGVQTMLIEDYGFFANQNVQAFIDQSGIVPHFRLKNYETLFH from the coding sequence ATGCAAGCGTTGGAAACCCAAAAGGCATTTGATGCCTACGAATCCATTCGTCATCGCCTTCCTTCTGCTTCGTTTCCCAGAAACGCCACAACGCTGTCTCATGTCGAAACGCTGTTTGAGCATGTTGATGGTTTTTTCCTCGATGCATTTGGGGTTTTAAACGTTGGCACAGGAGCAATTGAGGGGGCTAAAAAGTTCATCGAGGCCTTGAATAAAGCCAAAAAGCCCTTTTTTATTCTCTCCAATTCTGCCTCCATGCCCAAAGCGTATCTTCTCGCTTTTTTTCACAGCATTGGGCTTCACTTCGATGCGTCGCAGGTGATTACCAGTCGTGAAGTGCTTTGGCGGGTATTTGATCCCAGTATAAAGCCTTCATGGGGTGTTATTGCGCAGCAAGGACACGCACTGGAGCAGAGCTTTTCTCACACCTTTGCTCCCGATGAGGCATTTTGGGAGAGCGATGCGTTTCTCTTTTTAGGCACTGCATCATGGAACGAAACGCTTCAAAAACGCTGGATTGAAAGCTTACATGTAAAGGCAAAACCTATCTGGATTGGCAATCCAGACATCACCGCGCCAAGAGGCGAAGGCGTTTACTCAAAAGAGCCTGGTTTTTACACGCTCTTAAGCGATGATGCGTTGTTTGAACAGATGTCGTTTGTGGGCAAACCTTTTAACACTATTTTTGAGCATGCTTTGCATAGAGCCCATCAAGAATGGGGCATTTCCAAAGAGCGCATTCTCATGGTTGGCGACACGCTTCACACAGATATTTTAGGTGGATGCGCGGCAGGTGTGCAAACGATGCTTATCGAAGATTACGGTTTTTTTGCTAATCAAAACGTTCAAGCATTTATAGATCAAAGCGGTATAGTGCCCCATTTTCGCCTAAAAAACTACGAAACACTTTTTCATTAA
- a CDS encoding RNA polymerase sigma factor: protein MFERYYKELVGYFSHTLNDAEQAKDVVQETYLRISAMGERADAVLEPRAFLYQTAKRIIIDEWRKNRHFDAVELREAEQISAEHEEPLEHLLSSGRMKTLHHTINSLPPRSQEAFKLHKFEGLSHKEIALKMGISKNAVEKLIMRALIACKNSVDAMHKEEA, encoded by the coding sequence ATGTTTGAGCGCTACTACAAGGAACTCGTAGGTTATTTTAGTCACACGCTCAATGATGCTGAACAAGCTAAAGATGTGGTGCAAGAGACGTACCTTCGCATCAGTGCAATGGGGGAGCGTGCGGACGCTGTTTTAGAGCCACGCGCTTTTTTGTACCAAACGGCGAAGCGTATCATTATTGACGAGTGGCGTAAAAACAGACATTTTGACGCGGTGGAGCTTCGTGAGGCGGAGCAGATCAGTGCTGAACATGAAGAGCCGCTTGAACATCTGCTCTCTTCTGGTCGCATGAAAACCTTGCACCATACGATCAATTCACTCCCTCCACGTTCCCAAGAGGCGTTTAAACTCCACAAATTTGAAGGGCTTTCGCATAAAGAGATCGCTTTAAAAATGGGCATTAGCAAAAATGCGGTTGAAAAGCTCATTATGCGCGCCCTCATCGCCTGCAAAAATTCGGTGGATGCGATGCACAAGGAGGAGGCATGA
- the phnE gene encoding phosphonate ABC transporter, permease protein PhnE yields MMQSWHRPHYIIPQAKWRWLLWVCFILYLIVATASIDLHWSRVLEGFERGWRFVDAFLHPNFTTRWSDIQSGMIESLTMSLTSTFVGILLSIPVGIGAASNISTKSIYALCRFFISISRSMQEVIVAIFLVALFGFGTFAGFLTLTFATIGFLAKLLAEEIEGIHKAPLEAIRATGASWLQTLHYAIMPQIMPRLVGLWLYRLDINFRESAVIGIVGAGGIGATLNTAIERYEYDSAAAVLLLIIAIVFLCEYVSGYLRKWFI; encoded by the coding sequence ATGATGCAGTCATGGCATCGACCGCATTATATTATTCCCCAAGCAAAGTGGCGTTGGCTTCTTTGGGTCTGTTTTATCCTCTATCTTATTGTGGCAACGGCAAGTATTGATCTTCATTGGAGTCGTGTATTAGAAGGGTTTGAGCGGGGTTGGCGTTTTGTCGATGCTTTTTTGCATCCCAATTTCACCACACGTTGGAGCGACATTCAATCGGGCATGATTGAAAGCCTTACGATGAGCCTGACTTCGACCTTTGTGGGCATTTTACTCTCCATTCCTGTGGGAATTGGGGCAGCGTCTAACATCAGCACAAAAAGTATTTACGCTCTGTGCCGCTTTTTTATCAGCATCTCTCGCTCCATGCAAGAGGTCATTGTCGCTATTTTTTTGGTTGCTCTCTTTGGATTTGGCACCTTTGCAGGCTTTTTAACACTGACGTTTGCCACCATAGGGTTTTTGGCAAAACTGCTGGCAGAAGAGATTGAAGGCATCCATAAAGCTCCACTTGAAGCCATTCGTGCGACGGGAGCTTCATGGTTGCAAACCTTGCATTATGCTATTATGCCGCAAATCATGCCACGTCTGGTTGGGTTGTGGCTTTACCGTTTGGATATTAATTTCAGAGAATCCGCTGTGATTGGCATTGTCGGAGCAGGTGGCATTGGCGCAACGCTCAATACGGCGATTGAACGCTATGAATACGACTCAGCGGCGGCGGTTTTATTGCTAATTATTGCCATTGTTTTTTTATGCGAATATGTATCGGGGTACTTACGAAAATGGTTCATTTAA
- a CDS encoding nickel/cobalt transporter, with product MAVLILETIMLSSLATTFAEANRYFNTELSAHFRAIDEGNLLPMLLIFVLSFGYGVVHAIGPGHGKALVAGYLLANPTKHSHVFQIGFFIAIVHALSALLVTLSATYIIQISAMKLFRQVNPPLFQISGGLIVLMGCWLLFDVWRSRTITKESIRPHNSRFGVVLLAGVVPCPGVITLCFFAITLGHIGIGIIAAVFMSLGMGLTISLAGLVVNRFQKVRPIVKHPRWFWVLRLVGVLCVIALGVWFLANPMSTRAF from the coding sequence ATGGCGGTACTTATTTTGGAGACCATCATGCTTTCATCCCTTGCCACAACTTTTGCCGAAGCCAATCGTTATTTCAATACCGAACTCTCTGCTCATTTTAGAGCCATTGATGAGGGAAACCTACTGCCGATGCTGCTTATTTTTGTCCTCTCGTTTGGGTACGGTGTCGTGCATGCCATAGGACCAGGACATGGAAAAGCACTCGTTGCAGGCTACCTTTTAGCCAATCCCACCAAACATTCGCACGTCTTTCAAATAGGCTTTTTCATTGCCATCGTACATGCGCTCTCAGCCCTTTTAGTAACACTCAGCGCAACCTATATCATCCAGATCAGCGCGATGAAACTCTTTCGCCAAGTCAACCCTCCACTTTTTCAAATCTCAGGCGGGCTCATCGTCCTGATGGGCTGTTGGCTCCTTTTTGATGTGTGGCGCTCACGCACGATCACCAAGGAGAGCATTCGCCCACACAATAGCCGTTTTGGCGTGGTTCTTTTAGCAGGTGTCGTACCCTGTCCTGGCGTTATCACGCTCTGTTTTTTTGCGATCACGTTGGGGCACATTGGCATTGGCATCATCGCGGCTGTTTTTATGAGTCTGGGCATGGGACTGACCATCTCACTCGCAGGTCTAGTGGTGAACCGTTTTCAAAAAGTACGCCCTATCGTTAAACATCCGCGCTGGTTCTGGGTTTTGCGCCTTGTGGGTGTTTTGTGTGTCATTGCCTTAGGCGTTTGGTTTTTAGCCAACCCCATGTCTACGAGGGCTTTTTAA
- a CDS encoding energy transducer TonB, whose protein sequence is MAYQTYTATKTYEGRALGLSIFLHVSVIGFYLLFLHQKPLDIIPSKTVVLEISNIERVAPKPVLPPPPEPVEEVKKVEPIKPIEKIKPLPKPIVKKEVVNPEPIREEVVQPPVEAVKPVVAPQEVAPITPTSTSAEPYERTDFEIIRDKVLSRLSYPSVARRMGWNGVVQVALVINPEGRLVSATIHQSSGRAILDDAALNAALKLRGDQLPKPKSLSTVILPIAFKLK, encoded by the coding sequence ATGGCATACCAAACCTACACGGCAACGAAAACTTATGAAGGAAGGGCTCTTGGCCTTTCGATCTTTTTACATGTAAGCGTGATTGGATTTTACCTTCTCTTCTTGCATCAAAAACCTTTGGATATTATCCCTTCTAAGACCGTGGTTTTGGAGATTTCCAACATCGAGCGCGTTGCGCCAAAGCCCGTTCTTCCACCTCCTCCTGAGCCTGTGGAAGAGGTGAAAAAAGTCGAACCGATTAAGCCGATTGAAAAAATCAAACCACTGCCTAAACCGATTGTCAAAAAAGAGGTGGTCAATCCTGAACCCATTCGTGAAGAGGTAGTACAACCTCCCGTTGAAGCGGTTAAACCCGTTGTTGCGCCGCAAGAAGTTGCCCCCATTACCCCTACATCAACCAGTGCTGAACCGTATGAGCGTACTGATTTTGAGATTATTCGTGACAAAGTATTGTCTCGCCTAAGCTATCCGAGTGTGGCGCGTCGTATGGGTTGGAATGGTGTCGTGCAGGTCGCTTTGGTCATCAATCCTGAGGGAAGGCTGGTGAGTGCAACGATCCATCAAAGCTCTGGCAGAGCCATACTGGATGATGCAGCACTGAACGCCGCTTTAAAACTGAGAGGCGACCAACTCCCAAAACCTAAAAGTTTAAGTACGGTCATCTTGCCGATTGCTTTTAAACTAAAATAA
- the phnE gene encoding phosphonate ABC transporter, permease protein PhnE, whose product MVHLTSEEELIWQKRMRLKAWLWWFVWLFCISFFMMCWQAMTRDTMWVFIYDAPTQAHDLLDRMFPPRWSYLPTLLKPLWDTLNIATIGTLIGIILAFPIAFLAARTTTPSTLFVRPVALFIIVASRSINSLIWALLLVAILGPGLLAGIIAIAFRSIGFVAKLLYEAIEEVDQTPVEALSATGASTLQIIDYAIVPQILPSFIGISLFRWDINIRESTILGLVGAGGIGLELQASLSVLAWPQVILIVLLIFATVIFSEALSAKIRQAIL is encoded by the coding sequence ATGGTTCATTTAACATCAGAAGAAGAGCTCATCTGGCAAAAACGTATGCGTTTAAAAGCGTGGTTGTGGTGGTTTGTTTGGCTTTTTTGCATTAGTTTTTTCATGATGTGTTGGCAGGCAATGACACGCGATACGATGTGGGTTTTTATTTACGATGCGCCAACCCAAGCGCATGACCTGCTTGATCGTATGTTTCCGCCACGCTGGAGTTATCTTCCAACACTGCTCAAACCGCTGTGGGATACGCTCAATATCGCAACCATAGGAACGTTGATAGGCATCATCCTCGCATTCCCCATCGCTTTTTTAGCCGCACGCACCACAACGCCTTCCACGCTTTTCGTGCGTCCCGTTGCGCTGTTTATTATCGTCGCTTCACGCTCCATTAACTCGTTAATTTGGGCGCTTTTACTCGTAGCCATTTTAGGTCCGGGGCTTTTAGCAGGCATTATCGCCATCGCATTTCGCTCCATTGGGTTTGTCGCTAAACTGCTTTATGAAGCCATCGAAGAGGTCGATCAAACGCCTGTTGAAGCCCTAAGCGCAACGGGTGCGAGCACGCTTCAGATTATTGATTATGCGATTGTGCCGCAAATTTTGCCCAGTTTCATCGGAATTTCGCTCTTTCGTTGGGATATTAATATTCGCGAATCAACGATTTTAGGGCTCGTCGGAGCAGGAGGCATTGGCTTGGAATTGCAAGCTTCTTTGAGTGTTTTGGCATGGCCACAAGTGATTTTAATCGTTCTTTTGATTTTTGCAACCGTCATCTTTTCCGAAGCCCTCTCAGCTAAAATCAGGCAAGCGATTCTTTGA
- a CDS encoding nickel/cobalt transporter: protein MCKKFLLAFMLLTLPYQLCACALCALYTPSATVAITMEGSPSKITSISFLWSFSQDFINSLLERYDENHNKKLDPNELGRIRIILENYISKKNYLTSIEYVSAKDAQAHVIKIPIKVLQRAFWQEGSALHFRFTTEVNQEVTKGDEISFVIEDKEEYFKFLVHSVTHTIAKPFAMEFNLFNHIAFTKITDGELIQSDAPASPPAKAIPTPPASVEQPKELPPSLSWLQSRLAHLQQNIQGAMNALKEKGTFVAYALFLGTSFLYGLLHAAGPGHGKALVSSYLFASKHRYTKAISMAALIGIVHTFAAFILTLVIYALFDLFFNAFFTDVTYYATKLSALMIIAIAGYLSWQKIRALQRTPKIVAFSAHPFTCNCSACSPKSQSTDWGVVLSAGIIPCPGTITIFIFALNTGAYFLGFMAALSMSLGMSSVIALTAIASVFTQNRFQTKIPKILTYSEPISLLIMLSLGFILLIA, encoded by the coding sequence ATGTGCAAAAAATTTCTTTTAGCTTTTATGCTTCTAACCCTTCCCTATCAACTCTGTGCTTGTGCATTGTGCGCACTTTACACGCCTTCTGCCACGGTAGCTATTACGATGGAAGGCTCACCTTCAAAGATCACGTCGATCAGCTTTCTATGGAGTTTCAGCCAAGATTTCATTAACTCACTTTTAGAACGTTACGATGAAAACCACAATAAAAAACTTGACCCCAATGAGTTAGGGCGCATAAGGATCATCTTAGAAAACTACATTTCTAAGAAAAATTACCTCACCAGTATCGAGTATGTGAGTGCAAAAGATGCTCAAGCACATGTTATAAAAATCCCTATAAAAGTGCTGCAAAGAGCGTTTTGGCAAGAAGGCAGTGCGCTCCATTTTCGCTTCACCACAGAGGTCAATCAAGAAGTCACAAAGGGCGATGAGATCTCTTTTGTCATCGAAGATAAAGAGGAATATTTTAAATTTTTAGTTCACAGCGTGACGCATACGATCGCAAAACCGTTTGCGATGGAATTCAACCTCTTTAACCACATCGCGTTTACCAAAATCACCGATGGCGAGCTCATCCAAAGTGATGCTCCTGCATCACCTCCTGCCAAAGCGATACCCACACCACCTGCATCGGTGGAGCAACCCAAAGAGCTTCCGCCTTCACTCTCGTGGCTTCAATCACGTCTAGCGCATCTGCAACAAAACATCCAAGGGGCGATGAACGCACTCAAAGAAAAAGGCACGTTTGTCGCCTACGCACTTTTTTTAGGTACTTCGTTTCTCTACGGACTGCTTCACGCCGCAGGTCCTGGGCATGGCAAAGCGCTTGTAAGCTCGTACCTCTTTGCATCCAAACATCGCTACACCAAAGCGATCAGCATGGCCGCCCTCATTGGCATCGTGCATACCTTTGCGGCATTTATACTCACACTGGTCATTTACGCCCTCTTTGATCTCTTTTTTAACGCCTTTTTTACCGATGTCACCTACTATGCAACCAAGCTTTCGGCGCTGATGATTATCGCCATTGCAGGGTATTTGAGTTGGCAGAAAATAAGAGCATTGCAACGCACACCCAAAATCGTCGCTTTTTCGGCGCACCCGTTTACATGTAACTGTTCTGCCTGCTCACCAAAGTCCCAAAGTACCGACTGGGGTGTGGTTTTAAGCGCTGGGATCATTCCCTGCCCTGGCACCATCACGATCTTTATTTTTGCGCTGAATACGGGAGCCTATTTTTTAGGATTTATGGCGGCTCTTAGCATGAGTTTGGGCATGAGCAGTGTCATCGCACTCACCGCCATCGCTTCGGTCTTTACCCAAAACCGTTTTCAAACCAAAATCCCTAAAATTCTCACCTACAGTGAGCCTATCAGCCTTTTGATTATGCTAAGCCTTGGCTTTATTCTACTGATCGCCTAA
- the exbB gene encoding TonB-system energizer ExbB yields MENIKLAVDYGALGILLFMSILVLGYAIERVLFFRALHVKSYESKNRLERDVSKNLTIISLIGSNAPYVGLLGTVGGIMVVFYEIGISGGALDTSKVIVGLALALKVTAAGLIVAIPSTMIYGGFLRKVDLAVSEWEDESIKKS; encoded by the coding sequence ATGGAAAATATTAAACTTGCCGTAGATTACGGTGCACTTGGGATTTTGCTTTTTATGAGCATTTTGGTTTTAGGGTATGCGATCGAACGTGTTCTTTTTTTTAGAGCGTTACATGTAAAGAGTTACGAGAGCAAAAACAGGCTTGAACGCGATGTTTCAAAGAACTTGACGATCATCTCTTTGATTGGTTCTAACGCGCCTTATGTTGGGCTTTTAGGAACGGTTGGTGGCATTATGGTGGTCTTTTATGAGATCGGCATCAGCGGTGGAGCGCTCGATACGTCTAAGGTCATTGTAGGGCTTGCTTTGGCGCTTAAAGTAACAGCGGCAGGACTGATCGTCGCGATTCCTTCGACGATGATCTACGGTGGTTTTTTGCGCAAAGTGGATTTGGCAGTGAGTGAGTGGGAAGATGAGAGCATTAAAAAAAGTTGA
- a CDS encoding biopolymer transporter ExbD, giving the protein MRALKKVEGINVVPLIDIMLVLLTIVMTVSSFIALGKIEISLPQATNFSKVEPKFYEIGITADHQFFINNEFTPRDELSVKFDSLTKDDSVAISADKMAAYEDFIYVIDLLKSKEIEKIGMVVNKNE; this is encoded by the coding sequence ATGAGAGCATTAAAAAAAGTTGAGGGGATCAATGTCGTCCCACTCATCGATATTATGCTGGTACTTCTCACGATTGTTATGACGGTCTCATCGTTTATCGCCCTTGGCAAGATCGAGATTTCCCTTCCACAAGCGACCAACTTTAGCAAAGTTGAACCTAAATTTTACGAGATTGGCATCACCGCCGATCATCAGTTTTTTATCAACAACGAATTTACCCCACGCGATGAGCTCTCTGTCAAATTTGACAGCCTCACCAAAGACGATTCGGTTGCCATCAGTGCCGATAAAATGGCAGCGTATGAAGATTTTATCTACGTGATTGATCTGTTAAAATCCAAAGAGATTGAAAAAATTGGCATGGTGGTCAATAAAAATGAGTAG
- a CDS encoding DUF1007 family protein, with protein MFFRLLFYACCFGTFASAHPHVFIETKVDVLPEKIILTWRFDEMSSAMLMDDYDKNKNKKLDPDEVAFMEKDHFRTLEPYSYFIHMSDGKDEFDLKRVGEFSASFDAKKLIYTFAIPKPKFKKYELRFYDAEMYVALILKKEWLTCKEPMKCKIEGYDADFYYAYKVMVQE; from the coding sequence GTGTTTTTTCGCCTACTTTTTTACGCCTGTTGTTTTGGTACATTTGCATCCGCGCATCCGCATGTCTTTATCGAGACAAAAGTGGACGTTTTGCCTGAAAAAATCATCCTAACGTGGCGTTTTGATGAGATGAGTTCGGCGATGTTGATGGACGATTACGATAAAAACAAAAACAAAAAACTCGACCCTGACGAGGTTGCTTTTATGGAGAAAGATCACTTTAGAACGTTAGAGCCGTACAGTTATTTTATCCATATGTCCGATGGGAAAGATGAGTTTGATCTTAAACGGGTAGGCGAATTTAGCGCTTCGTTTGACGCTAAAAAGCTCATCTACACCTTTGCGATTCCCAAGCCAAAATTTAAAAAATACGAGCTTCGTTTTTACGATGCAGAGATGTATGTAGCGCTGATTTTAAAAAAAGAGTGGCTTACATGTAAAGAGCCTATGAAGTGTAAAATTGAAGGGTATGATGCAGATTTTTACTACGCGTATAAAGTGATGGTTCAAGAATAA
- the phnC gene encoding phosphonate ABC transporter ATP-binding protein, whose amino-acid sequence MLSIQHLSKSYKDARLVLDDVNFDVQKGEMVGLIGPSGAGKSTLIRCINRLIEPTSGSITLESIELTHLSSSRLREQRRRIGMIFQEYALVERLSVMENVLSGTLGYVPFWRSFFRKFPQEKIKKAFGYLGRVGLMDHVNKRADELSGGQKQRVGIARALAQEPSLLLIDEPTASLDPKTSRQIMRLIKEICKEQQLPAIINIHDVLLAQTFVDRIIGINEGKIVFDGNPSELNEAVLTTIYGKEEWQTAPQEKEAPVATLTPESITVKLELAV is encoded by the coding sequence ATGTTATCGATTCAGCATCTTAGTAAGTCATACAAAGACGCTCGTCTTGTCTTAGATGATGTCAATTTTGACGTTCAAAAAGGAGAGATGGTAGGGCTTATTGGACCCTCCGGTGCAGGTAAATCCACATTGATTCGGTGTATTAACCGTTTGATAGAACCCACAAGCGGTTCTATCACGCTTGAGAGCATTGAACTAACCCACCTCTCTTCGTCCAGACTGCGTGAACAACGCCGTCGTATCGGGATGATTTTTCAAGAATACGCTTTGGTCGAACGCCTCAGCGTCATGGAAAACGTTCTGTCTGGAACACTGGGCTATGTCCCTTTTTGGCGCTCTTTTTTTCGTAAATTTCCGCAAGAGAAGATCAAAAAAGCGTTCGGATATTTAGGACGTGTTGGACTGATGGATCATGTAAACAAACGTGCTGATGAACTCAGTGGTGGGCAAAAACAGCGTGTTGGCATTGCGCGAGCACTTGCGCAAGAGCCTTCCTTACTGCTGATTGACGAACCCACCGCAAGCTTAGATCCTAAAACTTCACGACAAATCATGCGCCTCATCAAAGAGATCTGCAAAGAGCAGCAGTTACCTGCTATCATCAACATTCACGACGTTCTTTTGGCGCAAACCTTTGTTGATCGCATCATCGGAATCAATGAAGGGAAAATCGTCTTTGATGGAAACCCAAGTGAGCTCAATGAAGCGGTGTTAACAACAATCTATGGCAAAGAGGAGTGGCAAACAGCGCCCCAAGAAAAAGAGGCTCCAGTCGCCACGCTTACCCCTGAGAGCATCACGGTTAAATTAGAGCTTGCCGTATGA
- a CDS encoding DUF2325 domain-containing protein yields the protein MSAVLVIGGDKIDSITSVLQDFSFEKVTHWDARNPSVVKKEIPQDVTLVIMLTNFLNHNAMNKFKNEAKRKAIEFICAKRSESSVFCELCKKYNPNGGCLLEK from the coding sequence ATGTCAGCGGTTCTTGTCATTGGTGGAGATAAAATTGATTCAATAACGTCTGTTTTGCAAGATTTCTCTTTTGAGAAAGTCACGCATTGGGATGCGCGAAACCCTTCTGTGGTTAAAAAAGAGATTCCTCAGGATGTCACATTGGTGATCATGCTGACCAACTTTTTGAACCATAATGCAATGAATAAGTTCAAAAACGAAGCGAAACGTAAAGCGATAGAGTTTATCTGCGCGAAACGATCTGAAAGCTCTGTTTTTTGTGAACTCTGTAAAAAATACAATCCAAACGGCGGTTGTCTGTTAGAAAAATAA
- a CDS encoding EAL domain-containing protein: MSFSPFSRDRLLNYDDICTIIENQNFWVEYEPIIDMNNGDIFGYEALARFVIEGKQIPPTPILEVAHEESELFFHLERALKIMQLAHRPKKGMLFVNIDPHNFSDSDKIRYWHTLFRDIQNLCIEVTENTGDMQVSLLSYCLDEIQKSGIPIAQDDIGNDQKPFCFDLTKRAQFLKFDRTWLLKIRACADYQEILKGFLSFAKAQGKKSILEGVESEEDFAVAKELGVDFVQGYIFKHLNMRSQR, translated from the coding sequence ATGTCTTTTTCCCCTTTCTCTCGCGACCGACTCCTCAATTATGATGATATCTGTACGATTATCGAAAATCAGAATTTTTGGGTTGAGTATGAGCCCATTATCGATATGAACAACGGTGATATTTTTGGTTATGAAGCATTGGCGCGTTTTGTTATAGAAGGAAAGCAAATTCCCCCGACGCCTATCTTGGAGGTTGCCCACGAAGAGAGCGAACTTTTTTTTCATTTGGAGCGGGCGCTTAAAATTATGCAGCTAGCCCATCGCCCTAAAAAAGGGATGCTGTTTGTCAACATTGACCCTCATAATTTTAGCGATAGCGATAAGATTCGTTATTGGCATACGCTCTTTCGTGACATTCAAAATCTCTGCATCGAAGTCACTGAAAATACGGGCGATATGCAAGTTTCGCTTCTCTCTTATTGTTTGGATGAGATTCAAAAAAGTGGCATTCCCATTGCACAAGATGACATCGGCAACGACCAAAAGCCATTTTGTTTTGATTTGACGAAGCGTGCCCAGTTTTTAAAATTTGATCGAACATGGCTTTTAAAAATCAGAGCATGTGCGGATTATCAAGAGATCCTCAAAGGGTTTTTGAGCTTTGCAAAAGCGCAAGGTAAAAAAAGCATCCTAGAAGGGGTTGAGAGCGAAGAAGATTTTGCTGTGGCAAAGGAATTGGGCGTTGATTTTGTGCAAGGGTACATTTTTAAACACTTAAATATGCGCAGTCAAAGGTAG
- the phnD gene encoding phosphate/phosphite/phosphonate ABC transporter substrate-binding protein encodes MRRFIQLLLASVLCSSFAWAEFKLDPRYEDKDGDMVADTPKEASKLLDPSTLIFAYTPVEDPAVYVEVWADFLKHMEKVTGKKVQFFPVQSNAAQIEAMRAGRLHVAGFNTGSNPIAVACAGFKPFTMMAAKDNSYGYEMEIITYPGSGITKVEDIKGKKLAFTSQTSNSGYKAPSAILKAEFHMEAEKDFEPVFSGKHDNSILGVANKDYPAASIANSVLVRMLERNVIKKEQLVSIYKSQTFPTTGYGMAYNLKPELQEKIKQAFFTFDWKGTKLEKEFASANQTKFIPITFKEHWDVVRKIDDAMGVSYTCK; translated from the coding sequence ATGAGACGTTTTATACAATTACTTTTAGCATCTGTGCTATGTTCGAGCTTCGCATGGGCAGAGTTTAAACTGGATCCTCGCTATGAGGACAAAGATGGCGATATGGTAGCCGATACTCCAAAAGAGGCTTCAAAACTTCTAGATCCCTCCACACTCATTTTTGCGTACACGCCTGTGGAAGACCCTGCGGTTTACGTTGAAGTGTGGGCAGATTTTTTAAAACATATGGAAAAAGTGACGGGTAAAAAAGTGCAATTTTTCCCCGTTCAGTCCAATGCCGCACAAATCGAAGCGATGCGAGCTGGGCGTTTACATGTAGCGGGATTTAACACAGGCTCCAACCCCATTGCCGTTGCGTGTGCAGGCTTTAAACCCTTTACCATGATGGCAGCAAAAGACAACTCTTACGGTTACGAGATGGAAATCATCACCTATCCAGGATCGGGCATTACAAAAGTAGAAGATATTAAAGGTAAAAAACTCGCCTTTACATCTCAAACCTCTAACTCAGGCTATAAAGCACCCTCAGCCATTCTAAAAGCGGAATTTCATATGGAAGCGGAAAAAGATTTTGAACCCGTTTTTTCAGGCAAGCATGACAACTCCATCTTAGGTGTTGCCAATAAAGATTATCCAGCTGCGTCTATTGCCAACTCTGTTTTGGTGCGTATGCTAGAGCGAAATGTGATCAAAAAAGAGCAACTCGTCAGCATCTACAAATCCCAAACGTTCCCAACCACGGGTTATGGTATGGCGTATAATTTAAAACCTGAATTACAAGAAAAAATCAAACAAGCGTTTTTTACCTTTGACTGGAAAGGCACCAAACTCGAAAAAGAGTTCGCCAGTGCGAACCAAACAAAATTTATTCCTATCACGTTTAAAGAGCATTGGGACGTCGTTCGTAAAATCGATGACGCCATGGGTGTTAGTTACACGTGCAAATAA